Proteins encoded by one window of Cellvibrio sp. KY-GH-1:
- a CDS encoding cellulose binding domain-containing protein, translating into MKLKSILENVPGALRRLSLKRLSLKRPSLKRLPLKRLALGATVIIAAAQTGTAYAAKCEYIVANDWGNGFTATIRITNNGSSAVSGWNISWNYSDGSRVTSNWNATLSGANPYTATPLNWNSNIAVNSSIEFGIQGTNGAGKAQVPVITGAVCSSVVTSSVPSTVASTSAARTSASTVASSAPRTSSSTPSSVVRSSSSTSISVTGQACNWYGTITPLCANTTSGWGYENGKSCVSRTTCAAQPAPYGVVNSGVSSTAVTSSRSSSSVVTTSRSSSSVITVSSSRSSSSRPAQSSSSASSITLGANCNGYATRYWDCCKAHCSWTANVPSVVNALPACGSNNSRLSDVNAASACGNGGGSAHMCWGMAPFTVSDKLAYGYAATSSGDVCGRCYQLEFTGQSHNSPGDPGSAALAGKVMIVQATNIGYDVSGGQFDILVPGGGVGAFNACSTQWGVSNSELGAQYGGFLAACKQELGYNASLSQYKTCLTNRCNSVFGSRGLAELQQACNWYANWFEAADNPALKYKEVACPAELTSRSGMNRGPLNDIKTSCN; encoded by the coding sequence AAATCGATTTTGGAAAATGTGCCCGGCGCGTTAAGGCGGCTGTCATTAAAGCGACTGTCGTTAAAAAGACCGTCGTTAAAGAGGCTGCCCTTAAAGCGTTTGGCACTCGGTGCCACTGTGATTATCGCCGCCGCGCAAACGGGAACGGCCTATGCGGCAAAGTGTGAATACATAGTTGCCAATGATTGGGGCAACGGATTTACCGCGACTATTCGTATTACCAACAACGGCAGCAGCGCAGTCTCCGGTTGGAATATTAGTTGGAATTATAGCGATGGATCGCGCGTTACCAGTAACTGGAATGCAACCTTGTCGGGCGCTAATCCCTACACCGCGACACCATTAAATTGGAATAGTAATATCGCGGTAAATTCGAGTATTGAGTTTGGTATTCAGGGAACCAACGGCGCGGGCAAGGCGCAAGTGCCGGTCATCACCGGTGCAGTGTGCAGTTCAGTGGTGACGTCCAGTGTCCCTTCAACGGTGGCGAGTACTAGTGCAGCGCGAACCAGCGCTTCAACCGTGGCAAGCTCCGCGCCACGTACTTCGTCGAGTACGCCGTCTTCGGTTGTGCGATCATCTTCGTCCACTTCAATATCCGTCACCGGCCAGGCCTGCAACTGGTATGGAACTATTACTCCATTGTGTGCAAACACAACGAGCGGGTGGGGTTATGAAAATGGAAAAAGTTGCGTGAGTCGCACTACCTGCGCAGCGCAACCGGCTCCCTACGGTGTTGTGAATTCTGGGGTTTCATCTACGGCAGTGACCAGTAGCCGCAGCTCTTCAAGTGTTGTAACCACCAGCCGAAGTTCTTCCAGTGTCATCACTGTGTCTTCCTCCCGTTCTTCATCATCGCGCCCCGCACAAAGCAGTTCATCGGCGAGCAGCATTACCCTTGGTGCGAACTGCAATGGATATGCAACCCGCTATTGGGATTGCTGTAAAGCGCATTGCAGTTGGACTGCAAACGTTCCCTCGGTGGTTAATGCATTACCTGCCTGTGGCAGTAACAATTCACGCTTGTCTGATGTTAATGCGGCCAGCGCCTGTGGAAATGGTGGTGGCAGTGCGCACATGTGTTGGGGGATGGCGCCCTTTACAGTCAGCGATAAATTAGCCTATGGCTACGCGGCCACTTCCAGTGGCGATGTTTGTGGTCGTTGTTATCAATTGGAATTTACCGGCCAATCCCACAACTCACCGGGCGACCCGGGTTCTGCCGCCTTGGCGGGCAAAGTGATGATTGTGCAAGCCACTAACATTGGTTATGACGTTAGCGGTGGCCAGTTCGATATCCTTGTTCCTGGTGGTGGAGTGGGGGCGTTTAACGCCTGTTCAACACAGTGGGGCGTTTCCAATTCGGAATTGGGTGCCCAGTACGGCGGCTTCCTCGCAGCCTGTAAACAGGAGTTGGGCTACAACGCGAGCCTCTCGCAATACAAAACCTGTTTAACCAATCGCTGCAATAGCGTATTTGGTTCACGCGGATTAGCCGAGTTGCAACAAGCCTGTAATTGGTACGCAAATTGGTTTGAAGCAGCGGATAACCCGGCATTGAAATACAAAGAGGTCGCATGTCCTGCGGAATTAACCTCGCGTTCGGGAATGAATCGCGGGCCGTTAAACGATATTAAAACCAGTTGTAATTAA
- a CDS encoding alpha/beta fold hydrolase yields the protein MSIYFESNSIKFSLKNAHSLAICANLAYESVDTIKTRMVTQGFAAEFIQRRDIQAFIAYNDSDIVLSFRGTSSIEDWMTNAAFDLTSFAGGIGKVHRGFSDALYLVWNDITQILARVQTKAQALWITGHSLGGALATLAAAHFALVLDKPVRGIYTFGQPRVGNREFSRNFDADLKGRFFRFVNNSDIVTRIPTRVMSYSHVGALRFFDAKGDLHDDVSYWQEFLETVKGTFDEFLTILPDNIEDHLMKNYIRLIASKL from the coding sequence ATGAGCATTTATTTTGAATCTAACAGTATTAAATTTTCCCTGAAAAATGCTCATTCGCTCGCGATATGTGCGAATTTGGCCTATGAATCTGTAGATACGATAAAAACGCGTATGGTTACACAGGGGTTTGCGGCAGAGTTTATCCAGCGACGCGACATACAGGCATTTATTGCTTACAACGACAGTGACATCGTTTTATCGTTTCGTGGGACATCCAGTATTGAAGATTGGATGACTAATGCGGCGTTTGATCTTACTAGCTTTGCCGGAGGAATAGGGAAGGTCCATCGCGGCTTTTCTGACGCTTTGTATTTGGTCTGGAATGACATTACTCAAATACTTGCGCGTGTGCAAACCAAAGCGCAAGCGCTGTGGATAACCGGGCACAGTTTAGGTGGTGCTCTGGCAACGCTCGCCGCTGCGCATTTTGCGTTAGTGTTGGATAAGCCTGTGCGAGGAATTTATACATTTGGTCAGCCACGGGTTGGAAATCGTGAATTTAGCCGGAATTTCGATGCTGATTTAAAAGGACGTTTTTTCCGGTTCGTGAACAACAGCGATATAGTTACCAGAATTCCTACTCGCGTGATGTCTTACAGCCATGTGGGCGCGTTACGGTTTTTTGATGCTAAAGGCGATCTGCATGATGATGTAAGTTATTGGCAAGAATTTTTGGAAACTGTGAAGGGAACTTTCGATGAGTTCTTAACGATTCTACCGGACAACATCGAAGATCACCTGATGAAAAACTATATTCGCCTCATAGCTTCAAAGCTGTAA
- a CDS encoding C25 family cysteine peptidase has product MDSKVIVSNRSVLVAKYGSKGLLKINKALDKLKAADKKRGLNTQVIFLDDKVALKKMKGVAVTSAANPKENKLAIDAIFKMLSPSYLMILGASDVVPQQNLDNTMFKPGADDDPIAWSDLPYACNATYSRNPRKFIAPARVVGRLPDLPAATDPAYLIGLLATAANYQSRSLDEYESYFGLSTFSWKKSTQLSLSNIFGNIAKLRVSPTDGPSHPAGLLASRMHFINCHGGQASPEFQGQKGKSYPIALTTKAISGKIKEGTVAAVECCYGAELYEAITLGVDLPICQTYLAQGAYGYLGSTTIAYGPADINGSADLICQYFLLHIMGGASLGRAALMARQQYVAEVGQMDPVDLKTLAQFYLLGDPSIHPVLKAEPEKSASVLAKNADQFARAERRTKMQDVAAFLEKTKPVVAKASVSKLSADAKKSLQNLARLAGLNSTQEFDSFAVKIPAAAKGLGVKVAAAPSKYHVALGVPEVGKSDKVNRAVAVVAKELNGRIVGYRIYEQR; this is encoded by the coding sequence ATGGATAGTAAAGTCATTGTTTCCAATCGCAGTGTATTGGTTGCCAAGTACGGTTCCAAAGGTTTACTCAAAATCAATAAAGCGCTGGATAAACTGAAGGCTGCCGATAAAAAACGCGGACTTAATACGCAAGTAATTTTTTTGGATGACAAGGTCGCGCTGAAAAAGATGAAAGGCGTCGCTGTGACCAGTGCCGCCAACCCTAAGGAAAATAAACTGGCGATTGATGCCATTTTTAAAATGCTGTCGCCATCCTACTTAATGATTTTAGGGGCGAGCGATGTGGTGCCGCAGCAAAACCTGGATAACACCATGTTTAAGCCCGGGGCGGATGATGATCCTATCGCCTGGAGTGATTTGCCTTATGCTTGCAATGCGACTTACTCGCGCAATCCGCGTAAGTTTATTGCGCCTGCTCGGGTAGTGGGGCGGCTACCTGACTTGCCTGCAGCCACTGACCCTGCCTATTTAATTGGTTTGTTGGCAACGGCGGCCAATTACCAAAGTCGTTCTCTGGATGAATATGAAAGTTATTTTGGGTTGTCTACGTTCAGTTGGAAAAAATCTACTCAACTGAGTTTGAGCAATATTTTCGGCAATATCGCCAAATTGCGTGTATCGCCGACAGATGGCCCAAGCCACCCTGCGGGATTACTGGCATCACGCATGCATTTTATTAATTGCCATGGAGGCCAGGCATCACCAGAATTTCAGGGGCAAAAGGGCAAGTCGTATCCGATTGCTTTAACCACAAAAGCGATTAGTGGAAAAATTAAAGAAGGCACTGTTGCAGCGGTAGAGTGCTGTTACGGCGCAGAACTGTATGAGGCAATAACACTTGGTGTAGATCTGCCTATTTGCCAAACTTATCTGGCCCAGGGAGCCTATGGTTACTTGGGTAGTACAACGATTGCTTATGGACCAGCGGATATTAATGGCTCGGCGGATTTAATTTGCCAGTATTTTCTATTGCATATTATGGGTGGTGCGTCGCTTGGCCGCGCGGCGCTAATGGCTCGGCAACAATATGTTGCCGAAGTGGGGCAGATGGACCCGGTCGACTTAAAAACACTCGCACAATTTTATCTTCTGGGGGACCCCAGCATTCATCCGGTGCTAAAAGCTGAACCTGAAAAATCTGCCAGTGTTCTTGCTAAAAATGCCGATCAATTCGCACGTGCGGAACGGCGCACCAAAATGCAAGATGTAGCCGCATTTCTGGAAAAAACCAAGCCAGTAGTCGCAAAAGCGTCTGTCAGTAAATTATCGGCAGATGCAAAAAAATCGCTGCAAAACCTGGCGCGGTTAGCAGGGCTGAATTCGACACAGGAGTTTGACTCCTTCGCGGTTAAAATCCCTGCGGCGGCAAAAGGCCTCGGCGTCAAGGTGGCGGCCGCGCCCAGTAAATATCATGTTGCTTTGGGGGTTCCTGAGGTTGGAAAGAGTGATAAAGTTAACCGGGCGGTTGCTGTGGTAGCCAAAGAATTGAATGGCAGAATTGTTGGCTATCGTATTTATGAGCAGCGTTAA
- a CDS encoding VOC family protein — MLTKNPGHIFSSQNIESIAPSQRMHLILLGVENIAKSRAFYEALGWSKSPTGHDEFVKFNLGGYALCLISRAALAADALAEPASPSGFNGVAFVYLAKSPEEVPAILAKAVEAGGTLVKPATRTPWGIAGYFKDPDGYLFEVDYEEVWVFDEQERLVVDELHERTC, encoded by the coding sequence ATGTTAACAAAGAATCCCGGTCATATATTTTCCTCACAAAACATCGAGTCAATCGCGCCTAGTCAACGTATGCATTTGATATTGCTGGGTGTCGAAAACATCGCCAAATCACGCGCGTTTTATGAAGCGCTGGGGTGGTCGAAATCCCCCACCGGTCACGATGAATTTGTTAAATTTAATTTAGGTGGATACGCGCTTTGTTTAATATCCCGCGCGGCGCTCGCGGCGGATGCTTTGGCGGAGCCTGCCTCGCCGTCCGGTTTTAACGGAGTCGCATTTGTGTATCTGGCAAAGTCACCGGAAGAGGTACCAGCCATTCTGGCTAAAGCGGTGGAAGCGGGGGGAACACTGGTGAAGCCGGCAACGCGAACCCCTTGGGGAATTGCGGGTTATTTTAAAGATCCCGATGGATATTTGTTTGAAGTGGATTACGAAGAAGTTTGGGTTTTTGACGAGCAAGAGAGATTAGTCGTTGACGAACTCCATGAGAGAACTTGTTAA
- a CDS encoding FAD:protein FMN transferase: MLKRLRPLLGTFVEIAIAEPGSLSATQAEAAISAAFSCIEKIQQQLSFHDPASELSRLNSAPYEWHPLTKSSIQCLKLARALTRISAGKFNCTLGKQVVDKGALPPLKTNHPTLASGDWQDLELSGKYARLQRPVWITLDGIAKGFAVDSAIKTLQLLGVASAWVNAGGDIRVYGSAILPISVRDHRGFDHAMGGLQNAAIATSTSTYTEETPGILLTAEGNAIKPATWTVIAQSAWRADALTKVAANTPPAIRSEYIRPLGGRWVPLPGDSHTNTATFSTQQLSE; encoded by the coding sequence ATGTTGAAACGCTTGCGTCCACTGCTCGGGACTTTTGTAGAAATTGCGATTGCCGAACCAGGGTCGCTAAGTGCGACACAAGCCGAAGCCGCCATTAGTGCGGCTTTTTCTTGCATCGAAAAAATTCAACAGCAACTCAGTTTTCATGACCCCGCAAGTGAATTGTCGCGTTTGAATAGCGCGCCTTATGAATGGCACCCGCTGACCAAATCCAGCATTCAATGTTTGAAACTGGCGCGCGCGCTCACGCGTATCAGCGCTGGAAAATTTAACTGCACACTCGGCAAACAGGTGGTGGATAAAGGCGCGCTGCCGCCACTAAAAACCAACCATCCAACACTGGCTTCCGGCGACTGGCAGGATTTGGAATTAAGTGGCAAGTACGCGCGCTTGCAGCGCCCGGTATGGATCACGCTCGATGGAATCGCCAAAGGCTTTGCCGTCGATAGCGCCATCAAAACACTGCAGCTGTTGGGCGTTGCCTCGGCCTGGGTGAATGCCGGCGGAGATATTCGCGTATATGGATCAGCGATTTTGCCGATTAGCGTTCGCGATCATCGTGGCTTTGATCACGCTATGGGCGGGTTACAAAACGCGGCTATAGCAACCTCCACCAGTACATACACAGAGGAAACACCGGGCATTTTATTAACCGCCGAGGGAAACGCGATAAAGCCAGCGACCTGGACCGTAATCGCTCAGAGCGCCTGGCGCGCGGATGCCTTGACCAAAGTTGCAGCCAACACGCCGCCAGCAATACGCAGCGAATATATTCGCCCGTTAGGTGGCCGCTGGGTTCCACTTCCCGGTGATAGTCACACCAACACGGCTACATTTTCCACGCAACAGCTGTCAGAATAG
- a CDS encoding FMN-binding protein, producing MRNIPGFIALPLAVIAPAAIVSHAQAEDYLTVAQAQQVLFPEAKVFLESAINLTDDQRNQIKKIAGVRQRTQVQQNWRAEQDGKLLGYFLVDEVIGKHEFITYAAAISPEGKVLGIEILSYRETHGGQIRKPEWRTHFQGKTLNDQFKLNKDIPNISGATLSCRNVTDGVKRLLAIHKIALSQ from the coding sequence ATGCGCAATATCCCCGGTTTTATCGCCCTGCCGCTCGCGGTAATCGCTCCTGCAGCGATAGTTAGCCATGCCCAAGCCGAAGACTATTTAACGGTTGCCCAAGCGCAACAGGTGTTATTCCCGGAGGCAAAAGTATTTCTGGAATCGGCGATAAATCTCACTGACGACCAACGCAATCAGATTAAAAAAATCGCCGGTGTGCGCCAGCGCACCCAGGTACAACAAAATTGGCGCGCGGAGCAAGATGGAAAATTGCTGGGTTATTTTTTAGTGGATGAAGTTATCGGCAAGCACGAATTTATTACTTATGCGGCGGCGATTTCTCCCGAGGGAAAAGTACTGGGAATAGAAATACTAAGCTATCGCGAAACTCACGGAGGGCAAATCCGAAAACCAGAATGGCGCACGCACTTCCAGGGCAAAACCCTGAACGATCAATTCAAACTCAATAAAGATATTCCCAATATCAGCGGTGCAACCTTGTCCTGCCGCAACGTCACTGACGGGGTAAAACGCCTGCTCGCCATTCACAAAATTGCGCTCAGCCAGTAA
- a CDS encoding DUF6662 family protein yields the protein MRTKLIPLALAGLFAIPTQADENLFGYIKGSEVLPAGAWEFYQVVTQRSDKSVGEYTAYNTETELEYGVTDKFTVKGEIKGQSIDTSGLVIDGYMPGDEKYGLKFQGGEVSGKYNFLSPALDDFGLSMSFGVDYLVLDPHSGRDKDTFSLDLELQLQKYFMEGQLIWAANFGTEGTRATRKPIDNLPEDYEWPTEMEVEIEFWAGTALSYRFVPNWFIGVETLYETEYETEVAMERNSVFAGPSLHYGGQDYWFTLTYFDQVRGGGETFEGQKDGLHLIEKTEQEVRLKIGLNF from the coding sequence ATGCGTACCAAGTTAATTCCCCTGGCATTGGCCGGATTGTTTGCGATTCCCACCCAGGCAGACGAAAACCTGTTTGGCTACATCAAAGGCTCGGAAGTATTACCGGCTGGCGCCTGGGAGTTTTACCAGGTAGTGACCCAACGCTCCGACAAGAGTGTGGGCGAGTACACCGCCTATAACACCGAAACCGAACTGGAATACGGTGTGACTGACAAGTTCACCGTGAAAGGCGAGATCAAGGGGCAATCGATTGATACTTCCGGCTTGGTTATTGATGGCTATATGCCCGGCGATGAAAAGTACGGATTAAAATTTCAGGGCGGTGAAGTTTCCGGTAAATACAATTTCCTGAGCCCGGCGTTGGATGACTTTGGTTTGTCGATGAGCTTCGGCGTGGACTACCTGGTACTCGACCCACACTCAGGCCGCGACAAAGACACCTTCAGTCTCGATCTTGAGCTGCAGCTGCAAAAATATTTTATGGAAGGTCAACTGATTTGGGCCGCCAACTTTGGTACTGAAGGTACTCGCGCCACGCGCAAGCCTATCGACAATCTGCCTGAAGATTACGAGTGGCCGACCGAAATGGAAGTAGAGATCGAATTCTGGGCAGGCACTGCACTCAGCTACCGTTTTGTTCCCAATTGGTTCATAGGTGTGGAAACCCTGTACGAGACTGAATACGAAACCGAAGTGGCAATGGAGCGCAATTCTGTATTTGCTGGCCCAAGCCTGCACTACGGCGGTCAGGATTACTGGTTCACTCTGACCTACTTTGATCAAGTACGCGGTGGTGGCGAAACCTTTGAAGGACAAAAAGACGGTTTGCATTTAATTGAAAAAACCGAGCAAGAAGTTCGCTTGAAAATTGGTTTGAATTTCTAA
- a CDS encoding glycoside hydrolase family 5 protein has protein sequence MKMYLKLFAAFLLCGQLIACSSTVKTATTPAQAPGQNHGFTGAQQSADEWWNIPYPQSFDAKKLERQQSLIKVQGKGFVTEDGKAFIFRGVNIADPGKLQQQGQWNKALFEEVQRWGGNTIRIPIHPLSWRKHGKDWFFERLDEAVLWANSLNMYLIIDWHSIGNLEAEMYQHVMYETTQKETADFWRKIALRYRTVPTVAVYEIFNEPTHNYIGTGDFSLGKASWESWRNLLEDYIDLIRLYNKNAIPLVAGYNWAYDLSPIATAPVRRDNIAYAIHPYPQKAKPQDPTKANFFAMWDKTWGYVADKYPMIATELGWAKETDYGAHVPVINNDGTYGPNIVEYMAKKGVSYTVWVFDPDWSPVMIKDWKFTPSEQGEFFKQEMLKANKK, from the coding sequence ATGAAGATGTACCTGAAACTCTTCGCTGCATTTTTGTTATGCGGCCAATTAATTGCCTGTAGTAGCACTGTGAAAACGGCAACCACGCCGGCCCAAGCGCCCGGTCAAAATCACGGCTTTACTGGCGCACAGCAATCCGCGGATGAGTGGTGGAATATTCCTTACCCACAATCTTTCGATGCAAAAAAACTTGAGCGCCAACAAAGCCTGATTAAGGTACAAGGCAAGGGTTTTGTGACTGAAGACGGCAAAGCCTTTATTTTTCGCGGCGTAAACATTGCGGACCCAGGCAAACTGCAACAGCAGGGCCAATGGAACAAAGCCCTGTTTGAAGAAGTACAACGCTGGGGCGGCAACACCATTCGTATTCCGATCCACCCGCTGTCCTGGCGCAAACACGGTAAAGATTGGTTCTTTGAACGACTGGATGAAGCGGTACTTTGGGCCAACAGCCTGAATATGTATTTAATTATCGATTGGCACTCTATCGGCAACCTTGAAGCTGAAATGTACCAACACGTAATGTACGAGACCACTCAAAAAGAAACTGCTGATTTCTGGCGTAAAATTGCGCTGCGCTATCGCACAGTACCGACCGTGGCGGTGTACGAAATCTTTAACGAGCCCACACATAATTACATCGGCACTGGCGACTTTTCACTGGGCAAAGCGAGCTGGGAAAGCTGGCGCAACTTGTTAGAGGATTACATCGACTTAATTCGCCTCTATAACAAAAATGCGATTCCACTAGTAGCCGGTTACAACTGGGCATACGATTTATCGCCCATCGCCACAGCACCCGTGCGCCGCGACAACATCGCCTACGCAATTCATCCTTATCCCCAAAAAGCGAAGCCACAAGATCCAACCAAGGCGAATTTTTTCGCGATGTGGGATAAAACCTGGGGTTACGTAGCCGATAAATATCCGATGATCGCCACTGAATTGGGTTGGGCGAAAGAGACCGATTACGGCGCCCACGTTCCAGTGATAAATAACGACGGCACCTACGGCCCCAATATTGTTGAATACATGGCGAAAAAAGGTGTGTCTTACACGGTTTGGGTGTTTGACCCGGATTGGTCGCCAGTCATGATTAAAGACTGGAAATTCACGCCTTCAGAACAAGGTGAATTTTTCAAACAAGAAATGCTGAAAGCGAACAAAAAATAA
- a CDS encoding DUF1461 domain-containing protein: MKTLLNLVFWPVFFVCQLLALTLLSWHIAAQVHFAYPLGYKLLGLEAHIAEFAPLNRHKAEFEFISAKEHWRLFGEISDAVQDSGRGLQNISYLLRDGKSTALMHEAEIIHLQDVAHLIDVFYRVGLSGLALWFLLAALAIWQKWLPPTNKKILLGFLAGIALSALAVIAAGSTRVFYWLHEQVFPDGHQWFFYYQDSLMTTLMKAPDIFAFISLFLLVILIACWCLAVVLFKLVINHRLKK, encoded by the coding sequence ATGAAAACCCTGCTCAACCTTGTGTTTTGGCCAGTATTTTTTGTTTGCCAACTGCTAGCTCTTACCCTCCTCAGTTGGCACATCGCCGCCCAGGTACATTTTGCTTATCCGCTTGGCTATAAACTGCTTGGGCTTGAAGCACATATTGCAGAGTTTGCTCCGCTCAATCGCCACAAAGCGGAATTTGAATTCATTTCAGCCAAAGAGCACTGGCGCCTCTTCGGGGAGATTAGCGACGCAGTACAAGATAGCGGACGCGGTTTGCAGAACATCAGCTATTTATTACGTGATGGCAAAAGCACTGCGCTGATGCACGAGGCAGAAATTATCCATTTGCAGGATGTCGCCCACCTGATTGATGTGTTTTATCGCGTCGGACTCAGCGGATTAGCACTCTGGTTTCTGCTGGCCGCCCTGGCGATTTGGCAGAAGTGGCTACCACCGACTAATAAAAAAATCCTGCTGGGGTTCCTCGCCGGTATCGCCCTGAGCGCGCTGGCTGTGATCGCCGCAGGCTCCACTCGAGTGTTTTATTGGTTACATGAGCAAGTGTTTCCAGATGGTCACCAGTGGTTTTTTTATTATCAGGATTCGTTAATGACCACGCTAATGAAAGCACCCGATATTTTTGCGTTTATCAGCCTCTTTTTATTAGTGATATTGATCGCCTGCTGGTGCCTTGCCGTTGTACTGTTTAAGCTGGTAATTAATCATCGTTTAAAAAAATAA
- a CDS encoding RtcB family protein, whose amino-acid sequence MPVKIELNKNATNGLKPVKIYTSDIENQALTQLKQIAQLPIVHSHIAAMPDVHAGIGATVGSVIPTLNAIIPAAVGVDLGCGMSAVRLSVKSSQLPDNLAAMRSAIERAVPVGLAAHKTINVRTSSCNKLAYGVEWLFEKHPAVMKMLKQPQTIWTKQLGTLGSGNHFIEICVDDSKDVWVMLHSGSRGIGNAIGQYFIQLAKKDMGKHIHNLPDKDLAYFTEGSEHFVDYVTAVNWAQEYARINREEMMGLVLRAIAPFLPKFRADRHAINCHHNYISREQHFGADVIVTRKGAISARDGELGIIPGSMGAKSFIVRGKGNADSFCSCSHGAGRRMSRTAARNLFSKEDLIAQTKGVECRKDKQVIDEIPAAYKDIDEVMENQSDLIEVVHTLKQVVCIKG is encoded by the coding sequence ATGCCTGTAAAAATTGAATTGAACAAAAATGCCACCAATGGTTTGAAGCCGGTAAAAATTTACACCAGCGACATTGAAAACCAGGCATTAACGCAATTAAAACAAATTGCACAACTCCCAATTGTCCATTCGCATATTGCGGCAATGCCCGATGTGCATGCGGGAATTGGAGCAACCGTAGGTTCGGTTATTCCCACCCTTAACGCCATTATTCCGGCGGCAGTTGGTGTGGACCTTGGCTGTGGTATGAGTGCCGTGCGCTTGTCGGTGAAGTCATCGCAATTACCCGACAATCTTGCCGCGATGCGCAGCGCTATCGAGCGCGCAGTGCCAGTAGGTTTGGCCGCGCATAAAACGATTAACGTGCGCACCAGCAGCTGCAACAAACTGGCTTACGGTGTGGAGTGGCTGTTTGAAAAGCACCCGGCAGTGATGAAGATGTTAAAGCAACCGCAAACCATCTGGACCAAGCAGTTGGGCACACTGGGAAGCGGCAACCACTTTATCGAAATCTGTGTAGATGACAGCAAGGACGTTTGGGTGATGCTGCATTCGGGCAGCCGCGGGATTGGCAATGCCATCGGCCAATACTTTATCCAGCTGGCAAAAAAAGATATGGGTAAACATATCCATAATTTGCCCGACAAAGACCTTGCCTACTTCACCGAAGGTAGCGAGCACTTTGTGGACTACGTAACGGCAGTCAATTGGGCACAGGAATATGCGCGCATTAATCGCGAAGAAATGATGGGCTTGGTGTTGCGCGCAATCGCTCCCTTTCTGCCCAAATTCCGCGCCGATCGCCACGCGATTAATTGCCACCACAATTACATCAGCCGCGAACAACACTTTGGCGCGGATGTAATCGTGACCCGCAAGGGGGCGATAAGTGCACGCGATGGGGAATTGGGAATTATCCCCGGCAGTATGGGCGCCAAATCCTTCATTGTGCGCGGTAAAGGCAACGCAGATTCGTTCTGCTCCTGTTCCCACGGAGCGGGCAGACGTATGAGCCGCACCGCCGCGCGCAACCTGTTTAGCAAAGAGGATTTAATCGCACAAACCAAAGGCGTGGAATGCCGTAAAGACAAACAGGTGATCGATGAAATTCCTGCTGCCTACAAAGATATTGATGAGGTCATGGAAAACCAATCTGATTTGATCGAGGTGGTTCATACACTCAAACAAGTCGTGTGCATTAAAGGATAA
- a CDS encoding methyltransferase, translating into MPELFIPPAKNTFPAYGIWLYKEKSPAIKRVKKESAPSAHGDRHWDSSYLLMDYFTHNPLKKKSRVLDVGCGWGPTSIYLANQGHKVTGLDIDDQVFGFLQLQADLNNVEVKTRQGAMDSLKKTDLTKFDVIVGGDICFWPELTDEWFSLLKRAANAGVKKLVLADPGRQPFLDLVDKCERWDNELLTWYCLEPKRFTGSLLLVELNS; encoded by the coding sequence GTGCCTGAGTTATTTATCCCTCCTGCAAAAAATACTTTTCCCGCTTACGGCATCTGGTTGTACAAGGAAAAAAGTCCCGCCATTAAACGGGTAAAAAAAGAATCGGCACCCAGCGCTCATGGTGATCGTCACTGGGATTCCAGTTATTTGTTAATGGATTATTTCACCCACAATCCGCTCAAGAAAAAAAGTCGCGTGCTGGATGTTGGTTGCGGCTGGGGGCCGACCTCGATTTACCTGGCCAACCAGGGGCACAAGGTAACTGGCCTGGATATTGATGACCAGGTTTTTGGGTTTTTGCAGTTGCAAGCCGACCTGAATAATGTCGAAGTGAAAACCCGTCAGGGGGCGATGGACTCGCTGAAAAAAACGGATTTAACCAAATTCGATGTCATAGTCGGCGGCGATATTTGTTTTTGGCCGGAGCTGACTGACGAATGGTTTTCGCTATTAAAGCGAGCGGCTAACGCCGGCGTTAAAAAGCTGGTATTGGCAGACCCGGGCCGCCAACCCTTTTTGGATTTAGTGGATAAATGTGAGCGCTGGGATAATGAGTTGCTGACCTGGTATTGCCTGGAGCCCAAACGGTTTACCGGTAGTTTGCTGCTGGTAGAGTTGAATAGCTAA